AGCAGGGAAACCCGACACAAACCTTTTACTAATAAACTGACTGACCCAAAGCCGGGAAATCGCTCCAAAGAAACCGCCTATCCCCACCATTAGTACATATAACGTACTCATCCGGCATCTTCTCCTTTCCTGACTTGAAATCCCAAGCGGCTCATCCATAGTCCGCCAAAAATGCTGGCCGCAATATACAAAACGGCCAGAACTGTCTTTCCATTGAGAAAAAGTGCTGCCGTTTCAACACTCAATGTCGAAAAAGTGGTAAAGGATCCAACAAAGCCCGTTCCCAATGCTGTTTTTATATGGGCCGGCAAAGAAAAACGAACCATCAGCCCCGTCGTCAGCCAAGCCAGGAGAAAACTTCCCAGAAGATTAACCGTCAAAGTGGCAAATGGAAAAACGGCACTTTCCTGAAAAAAAAGAACACCCATGCTGTAACGTAATGCGGCACCTAAAAACCCCGCTGCGCCAACCAGTATATATACCATCCGGAACCCTCCATTTTTCTTAGTTTACCCAAAACAAAAAGACTCCTGCCAGTTACCACATAACTGACAGGAGTCATTAGCCAAAAGGCAGTTAAAGGTGAACTCCATCACCTGATAAGACGAATCTTTACTAACACTATAAAACATATTAACAAGGATTAAAAGACAATTATCCTAATTCAGTAAGAATTCCCCTTTTTTATAAACAGCGAAGAAAGCAGCAGACCATATAACAGATGGCCTAGAAGCCAGAAAAATATGGCAGGTAAAGATGTAAGTTCAGGGGTTCGATCAGATAATGCAGTCGTCGGATAAAGCAGAAATCCTATCGAAAAGGTGATGAATAATGTACGGACGATGATTTGGGTCCCGTTCCAGCGGTATTTTTTTATTATAAATAATAAACTGAATGCCACAACAACTGAAATGATCAGATGAAATCCAAATTCGATTAATTCGGGAAAATGGTAGTTTTTTAAAATCGGAAAGTAATCCACATTTAATAGCAATGTGTACACTTTTATACCAGTGGATATCTCAATCATTTTCAGAAATAACCCCAGAAAAGTTCCAGATAGCAGTCCCTTAAAAGTGCCCCGTATCCAAAGTTTCCTCATTTGTTCCTATCCTTCCCATTGATCACAGGATAAAATCAAGCTATTTATGATTTTCCGGGATCTTGCCTTTATTAGGCCCTATCGTGGATTGTTTTATATAGTCCTGTATTTCCTCAATTGTTAACCCCAGCTGTTTGGCTGTCAATATTAGCTCAACCCATTCTTTATCAATTTTCCCCTCACAGGTTTCCATTCCCTTTTCCACTCTCCCGTAAAGATTCTGTTCCCCTCAGAAGTCTTCATTGAGTGCTGCTTTTATTAATCATTCCATATAGGAATAAATGGACAATTTCTTTTGCTAAATCTTCTGGAGTCTTTATCCCTTTAAATAATTTGGTTAATGTCAGGCGTTCAATAATCCCTGTCAGACTCTCTGCGACAGTTCCCATATCAATATCTTCCCTGAAGTATCCTGCCTGCTGCTCTGACAAGAGGTTGGCTTCAATTTGACCAGCAAGTATCTCCTTAAATTCGCCGGCATCCGAAGCCATAAAAAAACCGATGCGGGTCAATTCCTGATTCTCCATAAAAAATGTAAAGATAGCAGTTAGGCCTGAGGTTATTCGTTCAGGCAATGATGACAAATCAACACCTGTTTCCACACGGCTCCTGGACGTAAGCTCTGAAATCCGTCTGCGAAACAGGTCGACAAGCTCTTGGAAAATGGCATCTTTGCTTTCAAAGTAAAGGTAAAACGAAGGCTGTGTCAGACCCGCCCTTTTCACAATATCGCTGATTTTTGTATGAAAATAGCCTTTCTGCGCAAATTCCTCCTCGGCAATTTCAAGAAGCAATGCGCGGCTCTGCTCCCCGCTGGCCCCTATTTTCCGGCCTCTGTGCCCCATAAATAACAGCTCCGTCTGCATTATATTACTCACAAGTATTATCCGCCATCACTATAGGGAAAGTCAACCAATTATCTGAATTTTTTATTAATATATGGAAAGTTTATGTTATAATCAAAAAAGGGAACGTATATTCTTATTTTACACTGGGGGATGGGAAATGGAAAGTTTTGAAGCAGCTTATATTGCAGGAATTATTGACGGTGAAGGAACAATCACTCTAACCAGGATACATGCGAGTGAGCATCGCCGGCCCTGTATAACAATAGCATCTACTGATAAGGAGCTGTTAGTCTATATACATACATTAACAGGCGGGACAATAATTAATAAAAAGAATTACAAGCCGGGTATTCACAAAAATTCTTTCTCTCTGAATATTAAACAAAAGGAACAAGTTATGTTCGTACTAAAACAAGTATCACCTTATTTAAGAGTGGATAAAAAGAGAAATCGGGCTTTATGGATCCTTGATAATTATGAAAGAGTAACTCCGAGAAATGGTAAATATGATGTAGAGAAGTTAAGACAGAAGATTTTACTTTTTTAAGATATTAAATGACTGTGACGTAAACCATAACCTTTCCACGCTTAGAGCCACTTGACTTGACGACACTTTTCAGGCAAATATTCAATTTCCCTTCATTGAACATTTTCAAGCTTCTAATATTTCAAAGGATATCTTCATCGAAATAATCTCCCCTTAATAACTAATTAATTCATTATATAACAATAAATATACGTGTACTATAACAAGAGGTTCAATTAATTCTAGAAATCAGAAAGTTCCATCACCCTAATCTTATAATGTTCTCATTTAAAATAGCGCTTCCCATCAAGTGGAAAGCGCTTTATCAAAATTGCAAAGTAAATTTACTAAGAACATTAGATAATTCAATTAATTTATTGACTCATTCATATTTTTTATATACTTTTTAATATCATATATGCCGCATCTAATATTTCATTTTCTTCATGTGTAGTGGTTGCAAATTCTAATTGATTATTAAGCCACTCTCTCTTTAATTGAAGTACGTTTTTTCGAGAGGTTTCTTCATCAACAAATTCATCTAATGGAAGAATAGATCCCAATTTATGGGCAACTATTCTATTTCTTAAACCATAACTGTACCAATAAAAGGTAGAGTGATCTTTTAAACCATTTTTGATTACTAATGGGAGAACATTTAAACTAAAAGGAAGTACTTCATCTTTAAATAGACTTTCTTCCAATATTGATACCATTAATCCAGCGTAACTTGCAACAGTCTCGATTTGTTTTTTAACTAGAGATATTGTATCTGGAATTGGCTTCCCAGCCGTTCTTGTATACTCCACCATTCCATCTATATGTAAATAGTTTCTTGCTATTTCAGCGAAGCTCCTGCCTTCCATAAACATCCAAGTAATATATGAAAACTCATCCCAATAACTATCCCAATTGTCAGGCTTATTCCATATCGTATCTTTATCAATGATATTACCAACAGTTTGAGCCATTTTATTAATAAATGTGGGCTTTTGAGTAATGTTATTTGGCAGTAATTTTTTAATAAAATAAGGATGTAAGTTTTTCATACACTCAAATAGAAA
This DNA window, taken from Cytobacillus sp. FSL H8-0458, encodes the following:
- a CDS encoding fluoride efflux transporter FluC; this encodes MVYILVGAAGFLGAALRYSMGVLFFQESAVFPFATLTVNLLGSFLLAWLTTGLMVRFSLPAHIKTALGTGFVGSFTTFSTLSVETAALFLNGKTVLAVLYIAASIFGGLWMSRLGFQVRKGEDAG
- a CDS encoding anti-repressor SinI family protein — protein: METCEGKIDKEWVELILTAKQLGLTIEEIQDYIKQSTIGPNKGKIPENHK
- a CDS encoding TetR/AcrR family transcriptional regulator — encoded protein: MSNIMQTELLFMGHRGRKIGASGEQSRALLLEIAEEEFAQKGYFHTKISDIVKRAGLTQPSFYLYFESKDAIFQELVDLFRRRISELTSRSRVETGVDLSSLPERITSGLTAIFTFFMENQELTRIGFFMASDAGEFKEILAGQIEANLLSEQQAGYFREDIDMGTVAESLTGIIERLTLTKLFKGIKTPEDLAKEIVHLFLYGMINKSSTQ
- a CDS encoding LAGLIDADG family homing endonuclease, which codes for MESFEAAYIAGIIDGEGTITLTRIHASEHRRPCITIASTDKELLVYIHTLTGGTIINKKNYKPGIHKNSFSLNIKQKEQVMFVLKQVSPYLRVDKKRNRALWILDNYERVTPRNGKYDVEKLRQKILLF